The genomic segment GGTACGAGCATGGCGGCCATGAAGCCGCGGACGGGCGATGGCCCGCTCGAGGTGACCAAGGAGGGGCGGGGCATCGTCATGCGCGTTCCGCTCGAAGGCGGCGGTCGGCTCGTCGTCGAGCTGACCCCTGACGAGGCCGACGCCCTCGGCGATGCCCTCAAGAAGGTCGTCGGCTGACACGCGAAGCGACCATACCCTTTCAGTCGCCCCGGCACCGCCGCACTCGGCGGTGCCGGGGCGCTGTTGTGCCGGGGGTGAAACGGGGCAGGTCAGCGCCCTGAAAGGGGCCTCAGCGCTTGACCGCGCAGAGCAGGCCGTCGCCCACCGGAAGGAGGGACGGCACGAGTTCGGGGCTCTCCCGGACCGTGCGCAGCAGTTCCCGCAGACGTATGACCTCGGTCGGCTGGGGGTTGGAGTCGACCGTGCGGCCGCTGGCGAAGACGCCCTCGAAGGCGACGAGGCCACCGGGCCTGAGCAGGCGCAACGATTCAGCGAGGTAGTCGAGGCTCTCCAGCCGGTCGCCGTCGCAGAAGACCAGGTCGTACCCGGAGTCCGCGAGCCGGGGCAGGACGTCCAGGGCGTGGCCCGGGATGAAGCGCGCGCGGTTGCTGGCGAAGCCGGCCGCGCGGAACGCCTGCCGGGCGAACTGCTGGTGTTCCGGCTCCGGATCCACGGTGGTCAGCACCCCGTCCGCCCGCATGCCGTGCAGCAGATGGATCCCGGAGACACCGGTGCCGGTCCCGATCTCCGCCACCGCCTTCGCGTCCACGGTGGCGGCGAGCACCCGCAGCGCGGCGCCCGTGCCGGGCGACACCGAGCGCAGCCCTGCGTCCCGGGCCCGTTCGCGGGCCCAGTGCAGCGCTTCGTCCTCGGCGACAAAGGCGTCGGCGAACGCCCAGCTCGTCAGCCGGTTGCCGGTAATGACCCTCTCCTTATGTCCCCGTGGTTGCCTGGGCGTGACTGTATCCGTTGCCGTCGGGAACCTGCTGATGGGACCGGTCGTTTAAAGGGATGAGTGAGTGACGGGGGCCGCGACGGGGGGCACGGGATGGATCGGTCGGACGACCAGGCGCGGGCATCGACGCAGGTGCTGGCCGAGCCATATGGGCCGCATCAGCCCTTTGAGGCCCATCGGTGCACATCGATTTCCTATAAAACCGCTTATCCGGAGCTAACGGGCGAGGTGGCTATGGTAGGGGCTCCACTGGACACCACCAGAGCCGATAGGGGAGGTGCGGCTGCGCCTGTGGATCGGGGAGGAGTGCTGCGGCGCTTTCTCGGTTCGGCAGGCAGGCCGAAATCCGTGAACGACACCGCTGACCACAGCCACGCCGCCGTCGCACAGACCGCGACCTTCACCACGGACGCGCACGCGCAGGCGTGGACTCCGCCCACCTGGGAGGAGATCGTCAGCACCCACAGCGGCCGCGTCTACCGGCTCGCCTACCGTCTGACCGGCAATCAGCACGACGCCGAGGACCTCACCCAAGAGGTCTTCGTCCGCGTCTTCCGCTCCCTGTCGACGTACACGCCCGGCACCTTCGAGGGCTGGCTGCACCGCATCACCACCAACCTCTTCCTGGACATGGTCCGGCGCAAGCAGCGCATCCGCTTCGACGCCCTCGGGGACGACGCGGCCGAGCGGCTGCCCAGCCGAGAGCCCACCCCGCAGCAGATCTTCAACGACGCGCACTTCGACGCCGACGTCCAGCAGGCCCTCGACACCCTGGCGCCGGAGTTCCGCGCCGCCGTCGTCCTCTGCGACATCGAAGGGCTGTCGTACGAGGAGATCGCCGCGACCCTGGGCGTCAAGCTCGGCACGGTCCGCTCCCGGATCCACCGCGGCCGCTCCCAGCTCCGCAAGGCCCTCGCGCACCGCTCCCCGGAGGCCCGGGCCGAGCAGCGCCGCGGGTTCACGGTGCCGCGGGTGCCCGTGCTGGGAGGAGGGGGCGCGACCGCGTGAGTGGATCCCGTCCTACGCCTGCCGAGCAGCACCTGGGAGACCGTCTCTCCGCCCTGATCGACGGAGAGCTCGGTCATGAGGCGCGTGACCGCGTCCTGGCACATCTCGCCACCTGCGCGAAGTGCAAGACGGAGGCGGACGAGCAGCGCCGCCTGAAGAACGTCTTCGCGGAGGCCGCCCCGCCGCCTCCCTCCGAGAGCTTCCTGGCCCGTCTCCAGATGCTCCCGGCGGGCGGCGACGGCGACGGCGGCTCCCCGCTGTCCGGTGGTTTCGGAGGAAGACTCGGGGGTGCGGCCGGTGGGCCGGGCCTGCCCGGTGACGCCTCCGACTCCCGGGACTTCGCCGACTTCGGCGTCTTCGGTCCCGGCGGCGACGCCTTCGGATATGTCCCGTCGGGACCACACGGCGGCGCGCTGACGCCGTCGGAGGGTCGCGGACTGCTCGGCGGCGGCCGAGGGCCGTCCGGTGGCCGCGGGTTCCTCGGTGACCGGGGCTTCCTGAGCGGGCGCGGCTTCCTCGGCGACCGAGGGGCGCTGGGCGACCGCGGCTTCCTGGGCGGCGCACGCGGCCTCTCCGGGGACGCGGACGGCCGTCCCGACCGGGAGGAAAGAGCCGCCGACGACACAGGAGTCACGGGTGACCGTGGCTTTCGGATCCATGACGTGAGCCGACAGGAGGCCGAGCGTTCGGCCTCGCGCGGCAGGCGGTTCGCCTTCGTGGCGGCCGGCGCGGTGTCGCTGGCCGCGATCGCCCTGGGCGGCGTGACCAACGGGATGCCCGTCGAGACGGCGGGCGCCCGGGGCGGCTCCGGCGCCGGCAGCAATGTCACACCGCTGCGGACGCAGGCCTCGGGCACGCTCCCGTCCCCCGAGTCGCAGCGTCGCCGGGGCGCGGTCGGGCCGCTGCTCGGGCAGGGCCAGCAGTCCCTGGGTGAGGTGCCGATCGCCCCGACGGAGATCTCCGCCCCCCTGCTGCCCGGAGTCCCCGATCCGGCCGGGCAGGACCGTCAGGCCGTACACCCGTTGACCGCACCGGTGTTGGCCGGCGCCGCGGTCATGTCCCCGCTCATACGTCCGCTCACCGCCGCACCGCCGCTCCAGCTGACCGACTGGTCCTCGGCACCCGAGCTCACGGGACCGGGCCTGCTGACGGCCCCCGACACCACCTCGTCCTCCACACCCACCTCGCCCGTCCTCCGCTGACCCGAGTTCTGCGCGCCGGCCCGCGAACCTGGTTGAATCCAGAGTGGGCCGTGTCCGCTCGGGCCGGTTCCGGCCTGCGGTACTCGGTGAACGGTGGGCGGCGGGCCGGTCCTTGGGGCGGGCCCCAGGTGTGGGGAGAACATGAACGAGGGGAAGCCCACGAAGGCGAAATGGTGGAGCCGCCCCCGAGCGCACGGCGCGGGGGACGGCACGACGGGGGATCACTCCGGACCTACAGGGTCCACTGAGTCTGCGGAAACCCCCGGCTCCACAGGGGCGGCCGGGGTGCCTGCGGGTGCGGCCCGGGAAGGGAACGCCGAGGGCGATTTCGAGTTGGAACGCCCGGCGACGGCGACGGCGCCTGCCCCCGGCGAGACCGACTCCGACTTCGAACTGGCCCGCCCGGCCTCCGAAGCCCCGCTCCGCCTGGGCTCCACGGCGAACCCGGGCGTGGACGGCGACCCGGACGGCGACTTCGAACTGGAGCGACCGGCCGAGGCGAATGCGGGGCGTGCGGCAGCGGCCGAGGCGAGTCCGTCGGGCGAGCCCGGCATGGCCGGTTCCACCGGTGGCGCAGCCACCGCCGTGGCCGCCACCGCTGTCGCCGATGCCCGGCCGTCGGGCGAGACGGGGGCCCTGAGCGCCCCTGGAGCGCCCTCTGAGCGCCCCAAACCCCTGCACGACCCCGATCCCTACAGCACCCCGCCGTACGGCGAGCCCGGCCCCTGGGCGCCCGCTCCGCCGGTCCAGCACCCGGCGACGACTCCCGCACACGGCACGCACGTCCAGACGGCGGCTCCGGCCCAGGGCGTGCCCGCGGTGGTGGGGGCGACGCCGACGCAGGGTGGGTCGGCGTCGCCGGTCGCCTCGACAGACCGTGGGGCCGCTCCGGCGGTCGCCTCGACGCACGCCGGAGCGAACCCGCCGGCTGCCCCTACGCCAGCCGGTGCACCCTCAGCCGCCGCACCCCCGCACACCGACGCGACC from the Streptomyces sp. NBC_00310 genome contains:
- a CDS encoding DUF3117 domain-containing protein; translated protein: MAAMKPRTGDGPLEVTKEGRGIVMRVPLEGGGRLVVELTPDEADALGDALKKVVG
- a CDS encoding O-methyltransferase; this encodes MSRFPTATDTVTPRQPRGHKERVITGNRLTSWAFADAFVAEDEALHWARERARDAGLRSVSPGTGAALRVLAATVDAKAVAEIGTGTGVSGIHLLHGMRADGVLTTVDPEPEHQQFARQAFRAAGFASNRARFIPGHALDVLPRLADSGYDLVFCDGDRLESLDYLAESLRLLRPGGLVAFEGVFASGRTVDSNPQPTEVIRLRELLRTVRESPELVPSLLPVGDGLLCAVKR
- the sigE gene encoding RNA polymerase sigma factor SigE: MLRRFLGSAGRPKSVNDTADHSHAAVAQTATFTTDAHAQAWTPPTWEEIVSTHSGRVYRLAYRLTGNQHDAEDLTQEVFVRVFRSLSTYTPGTFEGWLHRITTNLFLDMVRRKQRIRFDALGDDAAERLPSREPTPQQIFNDAHFDADVQQALDTLAPEFRAAVVLCDIEGLSYEEIAATLGVKLGTVRSRIHRGRSQLRKALAHRSPEARAEQRRGFTVPRVPVLGGGGATA
- a CDS encoding anti-sigma factor family protein, coding for MSGSRPTPAEQHLGDRLSALIDGELGHEARDRVLAHLATCAKCKTEADEQRRLKNVFAEAAPPPPSESFLARLQMLPAGGDGDGGSPLSGGFGGRLGGAAGGPGLPGDASDSRDFADFGVFGPGGDAFGYVPSGPHGGALTPSEGRGLLGGGRGPSGGRGFLGDRGFLSGRGFLGDRGALGDRGFLGGARGLSGDADGRPDREERAADDTGVTGDRGFRIHDVSRQEAERSASRGRRFAFVAAGAVSLAAIALGGVTNGMPVETAGARGGSGAGSNVTPLRTQASGTLPSPESQRRRGAVGPLLGQGQQSLGEVPIAPTEISAPLLPGVPDPAGQDRQAVHPLTAPVLAGAAVMSPLIRPLTAAPPLQLTDWSSAPELTGPGLLTAPDTTSSSTPTSPVLR